A section of the Agrobacterium tumefaciens genome encodes:
- a CDS encoding DUF2188 domain-containing protein, protein MTKVVYEIVEHDGGFAYRMNGAYSETFPTYDDARAAARIVAAEQQVGGDDEEISYQDERGKWHEEHSQGGDRPEAEVVDKTSPPA, encoded by the coding sequence ATGACCAAAGTGGTGTACGAGATCGTCGAACACGACGGAGGCTTCGCTTATCGTATGAACGGCGCTTATTCCGAGACCTTTCCCACCTATGACGACGCCCGCGCCGCTGCGCGCATTGTAGCAGCCGAACAGCAGGTGGGCGGCGATGACGAAGAAATCAGCTATCAGGACGAGCGCGGCAAATGGCATGAGGAACATAGCCAGGGCGGCGACCGGCCGGAAGCAGAGGTTGTCGACAAGACCTCGCCACCGGCCTGA
- a CDS encoding NAD-dependent epimerase/dehydratase family protein: MSIGNNGSAAKDERPLALVLGVNGGVGGQVSRMLLQRGWRLRAMTRRKPAAEAAGDIEFVTGDAMNRQDVLRAAQGARLIVHAVNPPGYSDWEKQVVPMLDNTIAAAESCGARIVFPGTVYNFGSDAFPLLTEESPQQPFTRKGALRAEMERRLKMASMRGVPVLIVRAGDFFGPDAKNNWFSQMLVKPGRPVRSVRNPAAPHAGHQWAYLPDVAETIGRLLDRAADLPAFAVFHMEGFWDFDGLQLVAAIERVVGHPVKQRRLSWTGIRLAAPFVPLFREVLEMRYLWQMSIRMSNRKLTAFLGGEPRTPIDVAVSTTLASLGCLEQNQPPVSLAQPVDAKGEV; the protein is encoded by the coding sequence ATGTCTATTGGAAATAACGGGAGTGCGGCGAAGGACGAACGGCCCCTGGCGCTGGTGCTGGGTGTGAATGGGGGCGTTGGCGGCCAGGTTTCACGCATGTTGCTGCAAAGGGGCTGGCGATTGAGGGCGATGACACGCCGGAAGCCGGCAGCCGAGGCCGCTGGCGACATCGAATTCGTCACAGGCGACGCCATGAACCGGCAGGACGTTTTGAGGGCGGCGCAAGGTGCCCGGCTGATCGTGCACGCGGTCAATCCTCCCGGCTACAGCGATTGGGAGAAGCAGGTCGTGCCGATGCTGGACAACACGATCGCCGCCGCCGAAAGCTGCGGTGCAAGGATAGTCTTTCCCGGCACGGTCTATAATTTTGGTTCAGACGCCTTTCCGCTGCTGACCGAAGAGAGCCCGCAGCAGCCGTTTACGCGCAAGGGCGCGTTGCGTGCGGAGATGGAACGACGGCTGAAAATGGCTTCCATGCGTGGCGTGCCCGTGCTGATCGTTCGTGCCGGAGATTTCTTTGGGCCGGATGCGAAAAATAACTGGTTCTCGCAGATGCTGGTAAAGCCGGGACGACCCGTCCGCAGCGTCCGAAACCCCGCAGCGCCCCATGCGGGACATCAATGGGCCTATCTGCCGGACGTGGCGGAGACAATCGGACGGCTGTTGGATCGCGCCGCTGACCTGCCAGCTTTCGCCGTCTTCCATATGGAAGGTTTCTGGGACTTCGATGGGCTGCAACTGGTTGCCGCCATCGAACGGGTCGTGGGACATCCGGTCAAACAGCGCCGGCTCTCCTGGACCGGCATTCGATTGGCAGCGCCCTTCGTTCCCCTGTTCCGCGAAGTTCTGGAGATGCGCTATCTCTGGCAGATGTCGATCCGGATGAGCAATCGCAAGCTGACAGCGTTTCTGGGGGGCGAGCCCAGAACGCCCATCGATGTCG
- a CDS encoding DMT family transporter, which produces MTRLQANMLLLLAAAIWGGGFVAQSSAMASIGPFWFVGLRFAIAAIAVLPFALMETRSRKSPPRRREIGNFMFVGLALFAGATTQQVGLLTTTVTNSSFLTGLYVIFVPVIAVILYRRHPHWIVWPCALMMLGGIFLLSGGAFETLTKGDFLSIVCAFFWAIQITLAGRFVSESGRPLALSCTQFAVCSLLSCMIGAVFEPLSFAAIEASLAEILYVGLVSSGLAFVLQVIGQRYTTAPQAAIFLSSEALFGALLASVFLKETISGAGYVGCLIIFAAILMVELVPELTRKRPNPLTEPT; this is translated from the coding sequence ATGACTCGTCTCCAGGCCAATATGCTGCTTCTGCTCGCCGCCGCGATCTGGGGTGGCGGGTTCGTCGCACAGTCCTCCGCCATGGCGTCGATCGGCCCGTTCTGGTTCGTCGGCCTTCGCTTCGCGATCGCCGCCATTGCCGTGCTGCCCTTTGCACTCATGGAAACGCGGTCGCGGAAATCGCCGCCACGCCGGCGCGAAATCGGCAACTTCATGTTCGTCGGTCTCGCCCTGTTTGCCGGCGCAACCACGCAGCAGGTCGGGCTGCTGACAACAACCGTCACCAATTCCAGTTTCCTGACCGGGCTTTACGTCATCTTCGTGCCCGTCATCGCCGTCATTCTTTACCGTCGGCATCCCCACTGGATCGTCTGGCCATGCGCGCTGATGATGCTCGGCGGCATCTTCCTGCTCTCCGGCGGCGCTTTCGAAACGCTGACGAAAGGCGATTTTCTCAGTATCGTCTGCGCCTTCTTCTGGGCGATCCAGATTACGCTTGCTGGCCGCTTCGTTTCCGAAAGCGGAAGGCCGCTCGCGCTTTCGTGCACACAGTTCGCCGTTTGCTCCCTTCTGAGTTGCATGATCGGCGCTGTGTTCGAACCGCTGAGCTTTGCCGCGATCGAGGCGTCGCTGGCAGAAATCCTCTATGTCGGCCTCGTGTCCTCCGGGCTCGCTTTCGTCCTGCAGGTCATCGGCCAGCGTTACACCACTGCCCCGCAGGCCGCGATCTTCCTGTCTTCGGAGGCGCTTTTCGGCGCGTTGCTGGCCTCGGTCTTCCTGAAAGAAACCATTTCGGGTGCAGGCTACGTCGGATGCCTCATCATTTTCGCCGCCATCCTCATGGTTGAACTGGTGCCCGAATTGACCCGTAAACGCCCCAACCCCCTGACCGAACCGACCTGA
- a CDS encoding MBL fold metallo-hydrolase produces the protein MGKLQAGIIPVTPFEQNCTILFDQDTKEGVVVDPGGDVDVILQVVAENGITLKEIWLTHGHLDHAGGADELRGKLSLPVIGPHEDDRPLLERIEVQAEKYGITGLKNVTPDTWLKDGDTVSFGGHIFEVYHCPGHAPGHVVYYNRDQNFAHVGDVLFSGSVGRTDLPGGNHEQLMASIRDKLLPLGDDVGFICGHGPGGRLGEERLNNPYLKGL, from the coding sequence ATGGGTAAATTGCAGGCGGGCATTATTCCGGTAACGCCATTCGAGCAGAATTGCACCATCCTGTTCGATCAGGACACCAAGGAAGGTGTCGTTGTCGACCCCGGCGGGGATGTGGATGTCATTCTTCAGGTCGTTGCGGAAAACGGGATTACGCTCAAGGAAATCTGGCTGACGCACGGTCATCTCGACCACGCCGGCGGTGCCGATGAATTGAGGGGCAAGCTTTCGCTCCCTGTGATCGGGCCGCATGAGGACGATCGGCCCTTGCTGGAGAGGATCGAAGTGCAGGCGGAGAAATACGGCATCACCGGTCTCAAGAATGTGACGCCCGATACGTGGCTGAAGGATGGCGACACGGTTTCCTTCGGGGGGCACATTTTCGAAGTCTATCACTGCCCTGGCCACGCGCCCGGTCACGTGGTCTATTACAACCGAGACCAGAACTTCGCTCATGTGGGTGATGTGCTGTTTTCGGGGTCGGTGGGGCGCACGGATTTGCCGGGCGGAAACCACGAGCAGTTGATGGCGTCCATTCGCGACAAGCTCCTGCCGCTGGGAGACGACGTGGGCTTCATCTGCGGCCATGGCCCCGGTGGGCGGCTCGGCGAAGAGCGGCTCAACAATCCCTATCTGAAGGGGCTCTGA
- a CDS encoding EAL domain-containing protein — MAPKSIFSSLVREVDGTWSTAYHMFNLKSALQPIFRRTANGALDIDSFEGLVRPHRNGEPVTPGEFFSLVAPGDIENIDSILRTVHILNTGRLNRARARIFVNFHPGLFQTPAKMRQEVERMRLAAHEAGLTADRIVCEISEKKASDTQMVADFAYHMHDIGFRVALDDYGAGDSDIERVKLIKPDYVKFEAGWVRDFMQNSAGAALLRVIVRQFREDGIEPVFEGLEASWQVGLCEDLGVVLMQGYILARPELAPTTFDTRFPELGSTYFSPSRPEKSGAPLGFFREEPHPARQTRTFGKRGL; from the coding sequence ATGGCGCCCAAAAGCATCTTTTCCAGTCTTGTCCGAGAGGTCGATGGCACATGGTCCACGGCCTATCACATGTTCAACCTCAAATCGGCGCTGCAGCCCATTTTCCGAAGAACGGCAAATGGCGCGCTCGACATCGATTCATTCGAGGGTCTGGTGCGGCCTCATCGCAATGGCGAGCCAGTGACGCCGGGCGAATTTTTCTCGCTGGTCGCGCCCGGCGACATCGAGAACATCGACAGCATCCTGCGCACGGTCCACATCCTCAACACTGGCCGGCTAAACCGCGCCCGCGCCCGCATTTTCGTCAACTTTCACCCTGGCCTGTTCCAGACCCCGGCCAAGATGCGGCAGGAAGTGGAACGCATGCGCCTTGCGGCCCACGAGGCGGGCCTGACGGCCGATCGCATCGTGTGCGAAATTTCAGAGAAAAAGGCCTCCGACACGCAGATGGTCGCCGACTTCGCCTATCACATGCACGATATCGGTTTTCGCGTGGCGCTCGACGATTACGGTGCCGGCGATTCCGATATTGAAAGGGTCAAGCTCATCAAGCCTGACTACGTGAAATTTGAAGCAGGCTGGGTGCGGGATTTCATGCAGAATTCGGCGGGCGCCGCCCTTCTGCGTGTCATCGTCCGTCAGTTCCGGGAAGACGGCATCGAGCCGGTCTTCGAAGGTCTGGAGGCGAGCTGGCAGGTGGGCTTGTGCGAGGACCTCGGCGTCGTCCTGATGCAGGGTTACATTCTGGCACGGCCCGAACTTGCGCCGACGACGTTCGACACGCGTTTCCCTGAACTCGGCAGCACCTATTTCTCACCATCGCGGCCGGAAAAAAGCGGTGCGCCACTGGGATTTTTCAGAGAAGAGCCGCATCCCGCGCGCCAGACCCGAACATTCGGGAAACGGGGGCTTTAA
- a CDS encoding LysR family transcriptional regulator, giving the protein MTKNRDISWDFYRTFLSVLSDGSLSAAARELGITQPTAGRHIGALEEAVGFPLFIRSPHGLMPTEAALALRPYAENLAATTAALMRAASGEVGKIEGTVRISASDIIGVEMLPPIITAMQETHPRLEIELSLSDTLEDLLRREADIAIRMTEPMQDAIVMRYIGNFRLGFHATRDYLAKAGVPKSTEDLNHHRMVGFDRKTPFIRAAIHRMRSLQPDLPDIEEISFEIRADSNLAQLAMIRASAGIGVCQIGLARKDPRLVQVLPNIDIPLHTWVAMHENLKTSPRCRAVFSALVDGLKGHLKETDPGAPPKKR; this is encoded by the coding sequence ATGACGAAAAACCGTGATATCAGCTGGGATTTCTACCGCACCTTCCTGAGCGTGCTGAGTGACGGTTCGCTCTCTGCCGCCGCCCGCGAACTTGGGATCACCCAGCCAACGGCGGGGCGACACATCGGAGCTCTCGAGGAGGCCGTCGGTTTTCCGCTGTTCATCCGCTCGCCTCATGGCCTGATGCCGACGGAGGCGGCGCTGGCGCTTCGACCATACGCGGAAAATCTGGCGGCAACGACAGCAGCCCTGATGCGCGCGGCCTCCGGGGAGGTCGGCAAGATCGAAGGCACGGTGCGTATCAGCGCGTCAGATATCATCGGCGTCGAAATGCTGCCGCCGATCATCACGGCCATGCAGGAGACCCACCCGAGGCTTGAAATCGAACTCTCCCTTTCCGACACGCTGGAAGACCTGTTAAGGCGCGAAGCCGACATTGCCATTCGCATGACCGAACCGATGCAGGATGCGATCGTCATGCGCTACATCGGCAATTTCCGCCTGGGTTTTCATGCGACGCGCGACTACCTGGCAAAAGCGGGCGTGCCGAAAAGCACCGAAGATCTCAACCATCATCGCATGGTCGGTTTCGACCGCAAAACGCCCTTCATTCGCGCGGCCATTCATCGGATGCGCTCTCTTCAGCCCGATCTTCCCGATATCGAGGAAATCTCCTTCGAAATCCGCGCCGACAGCAATCTGGCGCAACTCGCCATGATCCGCGCGAGCGCCGGGATAGGCGTCTGCCAAATCGGCCTGGCGCGGAAAGACCCGCGGCTGGTCCAGGTTCTCCCGAATATTGACATCCCGCTCCATACCTGGGTCGCGATGCACGAAAACCTCAAGACCTCACCGCGGTGCCGCGCGGTTTTCAGCGCGCTGGTCGACGGTCTCAAAGGTCATCTGAAGGAAACCGATCCGGGAGCGCCGCCCAAGAAGCGCTAG
- a CDS encoding cold-shock protein has product MAETGTVKFFNTDKGFGFIKPDNGGADIFVHISAVQASGLSGLSENQKVSFDTEPDRRGKGPKAVNLQIAG; this is encoded by the coding sequence ATGGCCGAAACTGGCACCGTAAAATTCTTCAATACCGACAAAGGCTTCGGCTTCATCAAGCCAGACAATGGTGGCGCTGATATCTTTGTTCACATCTCTGCCGTACAGGCTTCCGGCCTGTCCGGACTTTCAGAAAATCAGAAAGTGAGCTTCGACACGGAACCGGATCGTCGCGGCAAGGGGCCGAAGGCAGTCAATCTGCAGATTGCTGGCTGA
- a CDS encoding pyridoxal phosphate-dependent aminotransferase, with amino-acid sequence MAFLADILSRVKPSATIAVSQKARELKAQGRDVISLGAGEPDFDTPDNIKEAAIDAIKRGETKYTPVSGIPELRKAIADKFKRENGLDYKPEQTIVGTGGKQILFNAFMATLNPGDEVVIPAPYWVSYPEMVSICGGTPVFVDATLEDNFKLKPEALEKAITPKTKWFVFNSPSNPSGAAYSHDELKALTDVLVKHPHVWILTDDMYEHLTYGDFKFVTPVEVEPSLYDRTLTMNGVSKAYAMTGWRIGYAAGPLPLIKAMDMIQGQQTSGASSIAQWAAVEALNGTQDFIPANKKIFEGRRDLVVSMLNQAKGISCPAPEGAFYVYPSCAGLIGKTAPSGKVIETDTDFVSELLEAEGVAVVQGSAFGLGPNFRISYATSEALLEEACKRIQRFCADCR; translated from the coding sequence ATGGCCTTCCTTGCCGACATTCTCTCCCGCGTAAAGCCATCCGCCACCATCGCCGTTAGCCAGAAAGCCCGCGAGCTTAAAGCACAGGGCCGCGATGTGATTAGCCTTGGCGCCGGCGAGCCGGATTTCGATACGCCCGACAATATCAAGGAAGCGGCCATTGACGCGATTAAGCGCGGTGAAACGAAATACACGCCCGTTTCCGGCATTCCGGAACTGCGCAAGGCGATTGCCGACAAGTTCAAGCGTGAAAACGGCCTCGACTACAAGCCGGAGCAGACGATTGTCGGTACCGGCGGCAAGCAGATCCTGTTCAACGCTTTCATGGCGACGCTGAACCCGGGTGATGAAGTCGTGATCCCGGCGCCGTACTGGGTCAGCTATCCCGAGATGGTCTCGATCTGCGGCGGTACGCCCGTGTTCGTCGACGCGACGCTGGAAGACAATTTCAAGCTGAAGCCGGAAGCGCTGGAAAAGGCGATCACGCCGAAGACGAAGTGGTTCGTGTTCAACTCGCCGTCCAACCCGTCGGGCGCGGCCTATTCGCACGACGAGTTGAAGGCGCTGACCGATGTGCTCGTTAAGCACCCGCACGTGTGGATCCTCACGGATGACATGTATGAGCACCTGACCTATGGCGACTTTAAATTCGTCACGCCGGTGGAAGTGGAGCCTTCGCTTTATGACCGCACGCTGACGATGAATGGTGTCTCGAAGGCCTATGCCATGACCGGCTGGCGTATCGGTTACGCTGCCGGCCCGCTGCCGCTGATCAAGGCCATGGACATGATCCAGGGCCAGCAGACTTCGGGCGCAAGCTCGATTGCGCAATGGGCCGCTGTTGAAGCTCTGAACGGCACGCAGGATTTCATTCCGGCGAACAAGAAGATCTTCGAAGGCCGCCGCGACCTGGTCGTCTCCATGCTCAACCAGGCCAAGGGCATCAGCTGCCCGGCTCCGGAAGGCGCGTTTTACGTGTATCCGTCCTGCGCCGGTCTGATCGGCAAGACCGCGCCTTCGGGCAAGGTCATCGAGACCGATACGGATTTCGTTTCGGAGCTTCTGGAAGCCGAAGGCGTTGCCGTCGTTCAGGGTTCGGCCTTCGGCCTCGGCCCGAACTTCCGCATTTCCTACGCTACCTCGGAGGCGTTGCTGGAAGAGGCCTGCAAGCGTATCCAGCGCTTCTGCGCTGATTGCCGCTGA
- a CDS encoding calcium:proton antiporter, translated as MVGSIIKQERMLLLAIPAAIIAYLAEHTIFEAGKTAALIAAVVLIGLIVLVSMRVAHHAEILAAKVGDPYGTMILTLSAVAVEVLILAIIMSESSSPTLVRDTIYSAVMIDINGILGLAALLGGLRHGEQPYNDDSGKTYGVMILTAMGISMIVPEFIPEQSWHIYSVFTIFAMIALYALFLKMQVGPHSYFFSYTYPKKPRPAGQSGQASGSHAGDDDEGSVPLSIGLIIAGVVLIGVLAEFMSAFLSESLEGTSAPPALMAVVVATISASPEILTALRSALRDRMQAVVNIAMGASLSTVILTVPVMEGIALYTGQPFIMAMTPVQTVMVFITLIAAAINLNDGETNAIEGMTHFILFATFIMLLFLGL; from the coding sequence ATGGTGGGATCTATCATCAAGCAGGAGCGGATGCTGCTGCTGGCAATACCGGCGGCAATCATCGCCTATTTAGCCGAGCACACGATATTCGAAGCGGGAAAGACGGCAGCGCTGATTGCCGCCGTCGTCCTCATCGGCCTCATCGTTCTGGTTTCGATGCGGGTTGCCCATCACGCTGAAATTCTTGCTGCAAAGGTCGGCGATCCCTACGGGACGATGATCCTGACGCTGTCGGCGGTCGCCGTCGAGGTGCTGATCCTCGCGATCATCATGAGCGAGTCCAGTTCGCCGACACTGGTGCGAGACACGATCTATTCCGCCGTCATGATCGACATTAACGGCATTCTGGGCCTCGCGGCCCTCCTCGGCGGCCTTCGCCACGGCGAGCAGCCTTACAATGACGATTCCGGCAAGACCTATGGCGTGATGATACTGACCGCCATGGGCATATCGATGATTGTGCCGGAATTCATCCCTGAACAGAGCTGGCACATCTACTCTGTCTTCACGATATTCGCGATGATTGCGCTTTATGCGCTCTTCCTCAAAATGCAGGTCGGTCCGCACAGCTATTTCTTCAGCTACACCTACCCAAAGAAGCCCCGTCCGGCCGGCCAGTCGGGGCAGGCGTCAGGCAGCCATGCGGGAGACGACGACGAAGGCAGCGTGCCGCTTTCCATCGGCCTCATCATCGCCGGCGTGGTGTTGATCGGCGTGCTGGCGGAGTTCATGTCCGCCTTCCTCAGCGAAAGCCTTGAAGGAACCAGCGCACCGCCTGCCCTGATGGCGGTCGTGGTTGCGACGATCTCGGCCTCGCCTGAAATCCTGACTGCGCTCCGCTCCGCCCTTCGCGACCGCATGCAGGCGGTGGTCAACATCGCCATGGGCGCTTCGCTCTCGACGGTCATCCTGACCGTGCCTGTCATGGAGGGTATCGCGCTTTACACCGGCCAGCCCTTCATCATGGCGATGACACCAGTTCAGACAGTTATGGTCTTCATTACGCTCATCGCCGCTGCGATAAATCTGAATGACGGCGAGACGAATGCTATCGAGGGCATGACGCATTTCATTCTCTTCGCCACCTTCATCATGCTGCTGTTTCTGGGGCTCTGA